One genomic region from Saprospiraceae bacterium encodes:
- a CDS encoding glycosyltransferase family 39 protein, whose amino-acid sequence MQESRSALLIVLASMMISIGAHWTIFNTDLIGVHLWRQSQNEWYVRNFMREDNNILNPRIPAHNLGSKGNLLRYEFPLMQWSIAQVKQFVGDSIWVTRSMMFLIGLFCIWGIYLLLVQIWSQKIVAALTAWTFCYSPVFYYYMINPMSDIWALCAQIWMMVWLVKFIRTQKFSHFIWSAVFLMLAGLFKLPFFMFGIMLLTESFYAYLRINHSSSILLKKLFVLFAITIPVAAWYIFAIKDWGYMGVLKGVTVQANLSDLFVYFKFALFHWLPLHLVNVFAMIFLLIGTWILIRRKVFTPSLSWIFSAGLIITLLYYVYEINMIAKVHDYYMLPFLVWLHLGIAVGIRSIDWAKSRFLWQILFIGMPVYTYFKIMPFWNINRNGYKKDWFNYSADLKSVVPRDSLCIILNDNSGVVVPYVIDHQGYVFDKDDLPAMWVEDMILHRRATYMYSDSRIVDTSAGVVPFIDSLLLEKGEVRVFRLVDKIKIQR is encoded by the coding sequence ATGCAAGAATCCAGGAGTGCACTGCTCATCGTACTTGCCTCCATGATGATCAGCATTGGAGCCCACTGGACCATATTTAACACTGACCTGATCGGAGTTCATCTCTGGCGACAGTCACAAAATGAGTGGTATGTGAGAAACTTTATGCGTGAGGACAATAATATTCTCAATCCGCGGATTCCGGCACACAACCTTGGTTCCAAAGGCAATCTGCTCCGGTACGAATTTCCCCTCATGCAATGGTCGATAGCCCAGGTAAAACAATTCGTGGGTGATTCTATCTGGGTCACAAGATCGATGATGTTTTTAATAGGATTGTTTTGTATTTGGGGAATTTACCTACTCCTGGTGCAAATATGGTCTCAAAAAATAGTGGCTGCCCTCACAGCCTGGACCTTTTGTTATTCTCCGGTATTTTATTATTATATGATCAATCCAATGTCCGATATCTGGGCCTTGTGTGCCCAGATTTGGATGATGGTCTGGCTGGTAAAATTTATTCGAACACAAAAGTTTAGCCATTTCATTTGGTCTGCCGTCTTTTTGATGCTGGCTGGATTGTTTAAGCTGCCATTTTTTATGTTCGGAATAATGCTGCTAACAGAAAGCTTTTATGCTTATCTACGCATTAATCATTCCTCCAGCATATTACTTAAAAAATTATTCGTTTTATTCGCAATTACTATCCCTGTAGCTGCCTGGTATATTTTTGCCATCAAAGATTGGGGCTATATGGGTGTGCTGAAAGGCGTGACTGTGCAAGCCAATCTCAGTGACTTATTTGTATATTTTAAATTTGCCTTGTTCCATTGGCTACCACTACATTTAGTCAATGTCTTTGCTATGATATTTCTTCTGATAGGCACGTGGATTTTGATCAGACGCAAAGTCTTCACGCCTTCATTGAGTTGGATTTTTAGTGCAGGCCTGATCATTACGCTGCTCTATTATGTCTATGAAATCAATATGATTGCAAAAGTGCATGACTATTATATGTTGCCCTTTTTAGTATGGTTACACCTCGGTATTGCAGTGGGGATCAGATCGATCGATTGGGCAAAAAGTAGATTCTTATGGCAGATTCTTTTTATTGGTATGCCGGTTTACACTTATTTTAAAATCATGCCTTTCTGGAATATTAATCGCAATGGGTACAAAAAAGACTGGTTTAATTATAGCGCCGACCTGAAATCAGTGGTGCCACGGGATTCGTTGTGTATCATCCTCAATGACAATTCTGGTGTGGTGGTGCCTTACGTTATAGATCATCAGGGATACGTGTTTGACAAAGATGACTTACCTGCCATGTGGGTGGAGGATATGATATTGCATCGCAGAGCTACTTATATGTATAGCGACAGTAGGATCGTTGATACAAGCGCAGGTGTGGTGCCTTTTATTGATTCGCTTTTGTTGGAAAAAGGTGAAGTGAGGGTATTCAGGTTGGTCGATAAAATAAAAATTCAACGATAG